A genomic region of Papaver somniferum cultivar HN1 chromosome 7, ASM357369v1, whole genome shotgun sequence contains the following coding sequences:
- the LOC113297867 gene encoding histone-lysine N-methyltransferase ASHR3-like: MLDVSNLLDSSTSLQITRCPNFLPVSSTLNCDSSTSDSLYPVESKTLNQEKNTSWCSNLGTRLGNPISTNGKISKGNSGNIGIKVFVRSKMIKRCEKKDVVKLNLDDCVKSWIQKKIESGVPERRCFLPFLVNAPKMDECRACNDFIYSGEKTVCSVRGCQESYHETCVREILGFSTSNNFKCPHHACFVCKQNKNWRCIRCPAASHPKCAPWPDKVIYLTTSQPGRAVCWRHPTDWRLEKKDEVPTSDVEEIFRRLPIPYIEEEFQINLMWKDLMEQNMEPPQYAHIKRNVYLVKKKREDTDAGIGCTNCKADNEMCSEECVCRGQSISCSKSCHCSEACTNRPFRKEKKIKVVRTQFCGWGVEAAESLKRGDFVIEYIGEVINDALCEQRLWDIRFRGDENFYMCEIRKDFTIDATFKGNVSRFLNHSCDPNCKLEKWQVDGETRVGVFAAQSINVGEPLTYDYRFVHFGTMVKCQCGSKNCQGYLGTKRKEKKLDIRWGSKRRRSSMTVLEIIRN, from the exons ATGTTAGATGTGAGTAATCTTCTCGATTCTTCTACTTCTTTACAAATTACTAGATGCCCTAATTTCTTACCAGTTTCTTCTACTCTCAACTGCGATTCTTCTACATCTGATTCTCTTTACCCTGTTGAATCGAAAACGCTTAATCAAGAGAAGAATACTAGTTGGTGTAGTAATTTGGGTACTCGATTAGGTAATCCGATTAGTACAAATGGTAAAATTTCTAAGGGTAACAGTGGTAATATTGGAATTAAGGTGTTTGTTCGCTCAAAGATGATTAAGAGATGTGAGAAAAAGGATGTTGTTAAATTGAATCTGGATGATTGTGTGAAAAGTTGGATTCAGAAGAAAATTGAATCTGGAGTTCCTGAAAGACGATGTTTTCTCCCCTTTCTTGTTAATGCCCCCAAAATG GATGAATGTCGCGCATGCAACGATTTTATCTATTCTGGGGAAAAAACAGTATGCAGTGTCCGAGGTTGTCAAGAATCATATCATGAAACGTGCGTAAGGGAAATACTTGGATTCTCAACTTCAAACAATTTCAAGTGCCCCCATCAT GCTTGTTTCGTTTGCAAACAGAACAAAAACTGGCGTTGCATAAGATGTCCGGCGGCGTCACATCCTAAATGTGCTCCCTGGCCTGATAAAGTGATCTATCTAACGACTAGTCAACCAGGGCGAGCAGTTTGTTGGAGGCATCCAACTGATTGGCGTCTTGAAAAGAAG GATGAAGTCCCAACAAGTGATGTAGAG GAAATATTTCGGAGATTGCCTATACCGTACATCGAAGAAGAGTTTCAGATTAATCTTATGTGGAAggacttgatggagcaaaatatGGAGCCACCTCAATATGCTCATATAAAACGAA ATGTGTACCTTGTGAAGAAAAAGCGTGAGGATACTGATGCTGGTATTGGATGCACAAATTGCAAAGCTGATAATGAAATGTGCTCAGAGGAGTGTGTTTGCAG GGGCCAATCCATCAGCTGCTCCAAGTCTTGCCATTGTTCAGAAGCATGCACAAATAGACCATTCCgtaaagagaaaaaaattaaaGTTGTCAGG ACTCAGTTTTGTGGATGGGGAGTAGAGGCAGCTGAATCGCTTAAGCGGGGCGATTTCGTTATCGAGTATATTGGAGAAG TAATTAATGATGCTTTATGTGAACAAAGGCTCTGGGACATAAGAtttagaggtgatgagaacttctACATGTGTGAAATTCGCAAGGACTTCACAATCGATGCAACTTTCAAGGGCAACGTCTCTCGTTTCCTGAACCACAGTTGTGATCCTAACTGTAAATTGGAAAAATG GCAAGTTGATGGGGAGACACGTGTGGGTGTTTTTGCTGCTCAGTCTATAAATGTTGGAGAGCCATTAACTTATGACTATCG GTTTGTGCACTTTGGTACCATGGTGAAATGCCAGTGTGGTTCTAAAAACTGTCAAGGATACCTTGGGaccaagagaaaggaaaagaaattggatatcaGATGGGGTTCGAAACGCAGAAGATCATCAATGACTGTCTTGGAAATTATACGCAATTGA